One part of the Dioscorea cayenensis subsp. rotundata cultivar TDr96_F1 chromosome 2, TDr96_F1_v2_PseudoChromosome.rev07_lg8_w22 25.fasta, whole genome shotgun sequence genome encodes these proteins:
- the LOC120279206 gene encoding BURP domain-containing protein 3-like: MLPNSSILRAILDLDELDKEKFNVDLNDAVNGLGYSLNGYVDSEAPVHVPDVFNGTLFFLEKEVIPGSKLHLRFTKMFSSSPLISRLQANTIPFAANKLLEILTDHIHVKPTSVTASVMNKTLIECEEPALEGESKHCATLLESMVEFHHAEDKLVAACHSRPYPYAVFYCHAAGETKAYTMALEGDGTKVEAVAVCHLDTSKWNPKHLAFQVLKVKPGSVPICHFMPKEDVLWTIRN, translated from the exons ATGTTACCTAACTCTTCCATCCTAAGAGCCATTTTGGACCTTG ATGAACTGGACAAAGAAAAGTTCAACGTTGATCTCAATGATGCAGTGAACGGCTTGGGGTATAGTCTTAATGGATACGTTGACAGTGAGGCACCAGTCCATGTCCCTGATGTATTTAATGGAACACTCTTCTTTTTAGAAAAGGAAGTGATTCCAGGTTCCAAACTCCACCTCCGGTTCACCAAGATGTTCTCTAGTTCACCTTTAATATCTCGTTTACAGGCAAATACTATCCCATTCGCAGCAAACAAATTGCTGGAGATCCTAACTGATCATATTCATGTCAAACCAACATCTGTTACCGCTTCTGTCATGAACAAGACTCTCATAGAGTGTGAGGAGCCAGCATTGGAGGGAGAGAGCAAGCACTGTGCTACGTTGTTGGAGTCCATGGTGGAATTTCATCATGCTGA AGATAAACTGGTGGCGGCGTGCCACTCAAGGCCTTACCCGTATGCAGTGTTTTACTGCCACGCAGCAGGGGAGACCAAGGCGTACACGATGGCATTGGAAGGTGATGGGACGAAGGTGGAGGCTGTTGCTGTATGCCATTTGGACACTTCTAAATGGAACCCAAAGCACTTGGCTTTCCAGGTGCTCAAAGTCAAACCTGGGAGCGTGCCGATTTGTCACTTCATGCCAAAGGAAGATGTTTTGTGGACCATTAGGAACTAG
- the LOC120270015 gene encoding LOW QUALITY PROTEIN: protein EXORDIUM-like 5 (The sequence of the model RefSeq protein was modified relative to this genomic sequence to represent the inferred CDS: deleted 3 bases in 2 codons), translated as MEPKNTITTTTTTTTTTTTITITTTTTMLSLLHLLLFFLFSSSMYTSIQVQAASPYPQYNNTKQQLELRTKTSSNQSTNIPLSTSKKYEGSSELIHLRYHMGPVLSSPINLFLIWYGHWSSLHAKLIRDFLLSISNSNSSAGSHPTVSQWWGSTAALYADQTGSNVTRRIALAREISFPAAPRGKSLTRLTVQQIIGDAVTAGSLPIDHRHGVYLVLTSGEIQMQDFCRAVCGFHYFTFPSIVGHTLPYAWVGDSGEQCPEVCAYPFAVPSYMAGATVAMAPPNGDVGVDGMVSVIGHEMAELSTNPLVNAWYAGEDPTAPTEIGDLCEGVYGSGGGGGYTGEVEKDEKGRRWNMKGRNGRRFLVQWLWNPVIKACYGPNALDQ; from the exons ATGGAACCAAAGAACACTatcactactactactactactactactactactactactattactATCACTACTACAACCACAATgctttctcttctccatctcctcctcttcttcctcttctcctcctcaatgtacacatccATTCAAGTCCAAGCTGCATCTCCATATCCACAATACAATAACACCAAACAACAACTTGAATTGAGAACTAAAACAAGCTCAAACCAAAGCACAAACATACCACTATCTACATCCAAAAAGTACGAAGGCTCATCGGAGCTCATTCATCTCCGGTACCACATGGGCCCAGTGCTCTCCTCCCCAATCAACCTCTTCCTCATCTGGTACGGCCATTGGTCATCCCTTCACGCCAAGCTC ATCCGCGACTTCCTCCTCTCCATCTCCAACTCCAACTCCAGCGCCGGATCCCATCCAACTGTTTCCCAATGGTGGGGATCCACAGCCGCACTCTACGCCGATCAAACAGGATCCAACGTCACCCGCCGAATAGCTCTAGCACGCGAGATCTCCTTCCCGGCGGCACCAAGAGGCAAAAGCCTCACCCGTCTAACAGTCCAACAAATCATCGGCGACGCAGTCACAGCCGGATCTCTCCCAATCGACCACCGTCACGGTGTTTACCTCGTGCTCACCTCCGGCGAGATCCAAATGCAGGACTTTTGCCGCGCGGTATGCGGATTCCACTACTTCACCTTCCCATCAATCGTCGGCCACACACTACCCTACGCTTGGGTCGGCGACAGCGGCGAGCAATGCCCGGAGGTGTGCGCATACCCATTTGCAGTACCATCGTACATGGCAGGAGCGACGGTGGCAATGGCACCACCAAATGGAGATGTAGGAGTGGAT GGAATGGTGAGTGTGATAGGGCATGAGATGGCGGAGTTGTCGACGAATCCGTTGGTGAATGCGTGGTACGCCGGCGAGGATCCGACGGCGCCGACGGAGATTGGGGATTTGTGTGAAGGAGTGTATGGGAGTGGAGGAGGTGGAGGGTATACAGGGGAAGTAGAGAAGGATGAGAAAGGGAGAAGATGGAATATGAAAGGGAGGAATGGGAGGAGGTTTTTGGTACAGTGGTTGTGGAATCCGGTGATCAAAGCTTGTTATGGACCTAATGCTCTTGATCAGTGA